One Penaeus monodon isolate SGIC_2016 chromosome 34, NSTDA_Pmon_1, whole genome shotgun sequence DNA segment encodes these proteins:
- the LOC119594484 gene encoding uncharacterized protein LOC119594484 has protein sequence MEILALACLLLTIGSSAGFPQDQEREARVSAAFQKLRSPITEVPLAEMFKLMTNRNNIKFYVDCVTEKGSCNSIGKAMQSLILDVQAGGEICRGCSACEMERVQYMLDTLRTEYTDLACQIQNYLKKPVFAGQNPCL, from the exons ATGGAGATTCTGGCTCTGGCCTGTCTTCTCTTGACCATCGGGAGCTCGGCAGGGTTTCCTCAAGACCAGGAGCGGGAAGCCAGGGTTTCAGCCGCCTTCCAGAAGCTCCGTTCGCCTATCACGGAGGTTCCCTTGGCCGAGATGTTCAAGTTGATGACGAATCGGAATAATATTAAGTTCTACGTGGACTGCGTTACGGAGAAGGGGAGTTGTAACAGCATCGGGAAGGCTATGCAGA GTTTGATCCTAGACGTTCAAGCTGGAGGCGAGATCTGCCGAGGCTGCAGCGCCTGCGAGATGGAACGCGTCCAGTACATGTTGGACACACTGAGGACGGAGTACACGGACCTCGCGTGTCAGATTCAGAACTACTTGAAGAAACCCGTGTTCGCTGGGCAAAACCCTTGCCTttaa